acaaatgcgaaatgcgatttttttttttttttattccgacttttttcatggtattttgagaaaaagtctgattttcgcctattttttctggaaaaaactaaaaaaaaatttttttttgaaataaaaaaaatttccgcatttgttttttgtcaaatcgtgggattttaaaaacgtgcgcgcaagctttgagacaaaccttttttttttgcctaatattgaaatgttataaaGAAATCATATATTCGCATCCATGTATGGAAAAAACTTCCTCTAATCATCATAATGTCACAGTGTCATAGGGCAGGGGGCATGTTTCTCCCAATTAATTTtaacatttagaaaatcccatagaaaaattgcACCCTTCATCAGgcctggtgcccccaatcataGTCAGTGCCCCCCAATAGGACGACTCATGCTATGCACTGTGTCACTCTCTTTCTCACTCTCCATCCATATCTCAGTCTTTCTCTAACACACTCTTTTTCTCTCCTGCACTCTTTACAAAGAGTGCAGGAGAGAAAAAGAGTGTGTTTAAGTCTTGCCCTCTTTCCAATTAGCACTTATAGACTTATTCAAATTACATCTCTTTAATTGACCCCTTTCGATTTGAAGTAGTGCAACAAATTGCAACAACTTATTTCATAAACAAACAgacttaaaatttgaaatttcgtaTGCAGAACAAGGAGTTACTTCCTCCTCCATGAGCAAACATGGCAGAGCCATGTTCTCCCAGTCAAACTCTATGGTCTTAACGTACCTCATCTTTTGATGCCTCTACAAACTGGTCAGCAAACATCTTTGGCATCACATCACACCTTGATACCAATATCACCTTATGTACTGGAATACTGGATCCTAAAAGCAAAAATCAATTTAAGAAATCAGTAACATTACTCATGAGAAATCAGTAAACCGTTATGCACTTCAGGGTTACCCATTTCATTTTCTTTAGCTGATTCCTCAATCTTATCAACACTCATGTTTTGGACCTAAGCTTGCTCCCTGCTGCCCCTTCCATCCAAGAGTTGTCAACATCAGCTTGACCCCTCCCCTTACAAAAAATATCTTGCCATACTAATACTCCACCGATAGCTTTCACATACATAGAAAGTACAAGGATATTCAATTTTTTGATGATGTTAaggtttttaaaattcattttaatacttttaaaggggcatttcgtgatccacagcctcatcccccacttttccctaaaaagttgagatttttacaccactggatacctctggctacataatgtttatgtaccaaatatttcttgcagattaattcgtttagcaaaaatatcgccaaatttgaatttcgttctggtgcaccagaacgaaattacttcattgtctatggagcagtgtaatacacataatcatgcataacttgcaaacgcaaaatcggaatcaactgaaattttggaaataagctttttttgtggatatctactgaaaaatgtcataaaaagaggatgccaggatcacgaaatcctcctttaagaattAAAAAATGTTTCTTCAAGAGCACTTAGTTGAAGTAATATTTAAGCACTTTTATGGTGCTATGCCCCATCATTTTCACAACATCAGGAGTGATCAGCTGTGTTCCATTCACTGCTGTCACTTCACTGCTTTCCACACAATTTTTCTCTTCACTGAATAcacctgggcctcaaggaagaacagatgattaattgtgttttcaactgattgagtgtcccaggttaaagaagaaataaaacaaaacaaacaaaacaaacttcacTGCTTTCCACACAATTTTTCACTTCACTGATTTCACTTCACTGATTTCAACACAATTTTTCAAGCTTCCCGGCTCTttcaataccgtatttcgtcaaaaaaacgcccctgggggcgttacattttcccaaggggggtttattcaaggtcaattttagaacgataattcccgttaaaatcattaggtaaagtaaaaacacacgctaaaatgacaaactatgaactagaaacactgacttctggctcacttccgggtttctgatccagatttttgccaattattgacactattatcgaccatgtgcgcaactcggtaagcttactacacaagatagcatggaaatatctgcatttttgaaacatcttggttgaaaaaagtggtgggggcgtttatttgagggggggggcgactatttgacgaaatacggtatatccaTTGTCAGCTTTGAGTGGTCTGGATAGGGGATAGAGTTCTCAATCACCCTTCCCCACACATATCCAACAGTTGTCAAAAGAATTTGACATATTGGGTTTTTTTGAAGAAAAGTGTTTAACATATaaagaaaaaagcgcagtgatttatagtgcgctacgcgcaGGCACAACgactagatgttgatccacaagcctcagcacactttacaggttgtcgctgaccactacggccccacatcattccacaaaccataaAACAAAacatcagggactttgctgcttcaaaagcgcacaccctagacattccacaaataaccatcgcaaccaggatcagctccccgagtttcgtacgggttacaacaagacaaattagcagtgagtcctttgtccaggggaatttcaagctaactcaatttttccacgtgagcgtactaggcaccgccagggttcgtacccgcaacctctcgcaccatagtcgaacgccttatcgattgagctaacttgactgctcaaGTTGTTCTTCAAGTTACTTGTAGTAAAGAGCCAAAGGTTAGTCTGAACTCACCTTTGATGTTAAACTTGACATCAGAAAATGTTTCATTGCCAAGAAACATACACTTGAGTCTGTGTCCCATTCTCTCATTCAGATATGTGCCGATACtgggattcatcaagtctttgtcattttGGATGTTTTCTATCACTTGTGTCAGATATGGCAGGTAGAAGATCTTGGCAACTTGTTCAAGTGCCTCTAGGATCATGCCATCGACACATTCTGCAAGGTTGGGAAGACCTGTATATAAAAGCAAATAGTGATACAACTTTTAATATAATGGAGCAGGACCATTTTGGAATTAAGTACAATGAATTATAAACGCACTTTTGATAttcttgcattgataaatatttaTCACCTTTCTAATTAATTGAATAGAATTGAGGTTAATGGTTTGCTATGTCAATGGTTCACTATGTTGAATGTGAAATATAAAGGTCTGCTCTGTGAAAGGTCTGCTATATGTCCAATATAAATAAGGTTTGCTCTGTTGTAGGCCCGTAAGTTAAATATGATATGAGACTtcgacataattattattattgatatagcaAATCTTAGTTTTATATTCAACATAGTAAACCTTGCTTCATATTCAATATAGTGAACCCTCTGGTATATAAGTTCAACATAGCTTGCGGACCTTCGACATAGTGGACCTTCAACATAGCGGATATTTGATGTAGAGGGCGTACACCATTTATATTATGCTCTTACCTGTATAAAGAAACTGTAATACATTTGAGAATGCATTGAATGAGATATCCTCGCTGACGGCAATCCGAGTCACCTCATTACCCTGGTCATCCTTCATATCAGTTATACGCGACAACCCGGGTACCTTGCCTTCATTGATGTCAGGCCATGTAAGTCGGGGAGCAACTTCAGCTGCATCATCCTGAATATAGAATATTCAGTTTTAGGCATTGATGATTCATTGATTCATGTTAAATCATTGATTTATGTTAAAAACACTATAAGAATTTGATTGCACTCTATTTATTTACTCTGTCCAATTGTTGTACAGGACAGTCTTATTAAATAACACTTTTCTGTTATTATAGTATTCGTCAAACTCCTTCAGCAGTGTCCATCTGCTCTTACTGATTAgcacgtaaaaagaactaggtaaAAAGAACTAACCaacgaatgaggtgccgatgagGTGATTCAATTAGCTAATCAGAGCCCTCACTTTCATGTTTAGGCATAAACAGCACCAAATCGGCAGACCACTGAAGAACCTTGCAGAACTATAGTTGTGCTCCACAAAAGGGTTGTCAATAATTTTCAGGCTCATCAACAGGTTTTGTCTATCAAATTTGGAATACAATAGCGCATGCAGACTGATGTACAAAAACTGTTATTAAATGTAATCAACAAtactaaaaaaaaattgcaaaacacATCCATTATGACAAATGAAGTCTCAATGGTTTGCcagctgggctattccagttgaaatctacacccctgtggaagacatgaccataaacTTCACACAGGCATTATAAATTTCCtcaatgtgtgactccatttgaaatctataccccctgtgtgtgagattaggGTTATGACTTCTATGCATGGCGGTGTATGGCTTTGAACTGTTTATAGCTCTAGCGAGATTTGCTTTTTTGCATCAACTCACCATGAATTTTAACACATTGTAACCCACTGTAAATTTATTCTTTACTCATTATAACTTTACTTATCATGTTCCTGTTTCAAATCCCTAATCCTTGTGGTGTGTACCAATTGTCAATCTCCTTAATGAATTTGAAGTTATGATATACTGTAAAATCttgtctatactttgatcagctcgtaatcggcgggcctcatagcattgcggattaatatcaaaatattttattttgagaattgtcttgtgacatctcgctagaagcatcacaaattattaattcaagtcctatactttgcctactttctttaacacacaaaatatagacaagACAAGTCaaataatagcactcttaacgtgggtctacttttcggcatagtaataaaagcctaacatttcccgcctgtTACAAGCAGATCAAACTATACATGCATTTACATGTATAGTGCTTTTGATGAatgctaaattaatccaggcgcctgggcctcatggaagaacagaggatacctaaaacatccactgaatgagtaacccagacaaaagaagaaataaaacaatcaaacaaagcgccatccatcgacaaaatgataaaataaattaCCGCTACAAAAGCATACTAGTATACACACAAATACTATAAGACCAATCTACTCTATTGGCATATTTACAACCGTTTCAtattttagctttcatcaaaacaccttatatgcttgtagacggggttttacggtattataacTTACAATCAATTTTGAGACTTATGAGTGTCGTAAGTGTTAGTAAAAGACACCCTTGTAGTATTACATTAACAATTAAAAGTCACTCATCCCAAATACCTGACAAAATAAATATTACTGATGGTGTACATAAAATGACACATTCCGCCATTGACATCTTGAAATCTTACTTTTATCAAAGCCTctatttcaaaaaaattacaaaataaacacaCACAGTGCATACGATGAACATTACGACATTCAACTTCCAACACACAGCTATCTTACCTTAAGTGCGACCTCAATTCCAAACACTTGACAAAAGAAATCACTGGCACCACATAAAATGACcttgtgacatttgacctcttTGACCCCTTCTACTAAGAACACAACATCTGCTGCCTGTGGATCTTGTAAAGCTGTGACCATCTGGTCACTGTATGTAGACATTTCAATCTCACACCAAGGTGCATTTGCTACATAGGAgagtaaataaaatataaaaagtgACCAAGACAAATAAGATTTTCGATAAGCTTTGCTCATCTCCCAACCCCCTTTTTCATATGCAAAATTGTCAAAAGATATAAAGCTTGGGTCGGTCAGGCCTGTAGAACCACcagtgacctgattgacagctgCACTCCCTACTTAActccatcaaaattgagatttgggAATCTGAAGAAAGCTCATTTCCTTTTGATAGTAGGACAAACAAATTAAATACAACACAGTTCTGCTACGTGACACagcctaaggccaaaaaaaaaaaaggtttgtctcaaagcttgcgcgaacttttgtaaaatcccacgatttgacaaaaaacaaatgcagaaattttttttatttcaaaaaaaattttttctagttttttccagaaaaaaatcggcgaaaatcatacttttttctcaaaataccatgaaaaaagtctggaataaaaaaaaaaaaaaaaaaaaaaaaatcgcatttaagCAGTTGtctttaaatttctcgtgagctttgagacaaaccttttcttTTTTGGGCCTAATACGGGAGTGTTATTCCCCATGGGGCCACTCAAGTTCCACAGTGTACACACGCGTGACCAGAAAAACACAAATTAGGGGTCCTTTTCAGAGAATGAATGCAAATCACCCAAATCCCATTTAGGAGCCAAAAACACCTGTTTTCAAGAAAAACTACAAGTTAGTGTGTTTAGGGGTAATTTTAATGATCCCGCTATTTCACAAAGCATGTTTCCCTGGCATGCATTGCATCAGGAACATCACCCTAACATAAAtattagaaaacaaacaaaaacatgtactATAAGGGTTTATTTTATCCAAAACCTGTAAGGTTGGTACCTTACAGAtaaaatttgttgcaaaaccGCGCTAAATTTCTATTTATAGGtgtattttgctcaaaagggcaaatcctgtttagggtatgttttaaAAATCTCTGGTCACACATGTGTACACACTGTGAAACCTGAGTGGCCCCAATTAATGAGATTACTCAAATGCTGGAGGGTTGACTACATGGCATTTAACCAATGCATGATTTATGACAATTTGTGGAAATTTAATACATAAATAAGTCTAATTTATATTGATCGCACCTATATAAACCTCGGGTAGAACTGGTTGAGTCGGGTTCCCCACTGTAAATGCATGTACACCACCCTGTTCTGTATGGTTGATTGCAATCCTAAtctgtatgaatttaaaatgATAGAAATCAGAAGGAAAAATATCTCCAGTGGTAGTGCCCAATGGTAAGATTTACCTACTTGCAGGGctatcaactctcacacattttgTGTGAGTTTCATGCATTTGGGCACTTTCTCACACTCTCACACATGTCAAAGTTTGAGAATTTTCATTTATCTCTCTTCATAAATAATTTGCTTTTTATCATTAACAATTATACATGTATAGTTAGgtcttatttgttttgttttttatatgtTTGGGTTGACAACCCTGAAAATTGATAACCAAAGAAAGCCTCTTGTGAAGCTTCTGGGGtttgggagaggaagagaattctcatccctgggcctcaaggaagaacagatgattaattgtgttttcaactgattgagtgtcccaggttaaagaagatataaaacaaaaacaaacaaaatcatctACGGCATACCCAAGGCTCAAACTCTTGCAGATCATATTCTCCCGGCTGATAGTACAGACACTTGTCCATATCTCACCCTCaattaaaatgttcaaaattcaaaTAACATGCTTTGTGTTGGATGCTTGTACAATATGTGATGTACAATTTCTCTCTCCTTAGCCATTTATTACATGTTTTTCTTACATGTAattagtgatgtggtcgacatgccttatgtcgacataatgtcgacgtcggcacgtatgccgacatgtcgacatcaaaaaatcatgtcgacaaaaaaaaatttttcaaaaaaaattttttttttttttttttttagttttcaaaaatatttttggccagaaaagcaagttataggcccaaactgacttgttattcaaggttgaaaccagaaaatactgctactaaaaaaaaaaaaaaaatgccaattttttacaaagttggatgaacttgtacattttgattacctttgcttctattgaacagtcagggacacattgaattagtatgcattgctagctgttcaatagaaacaaaagtaattaaaatgtacaactttttcaactttgtaaaaaaattggcatttttttttttttgagtagcagtatatCTCTGATCAATAACCtagaataacaagtcagtttgggcctataacttgattttctggccaaaaatattttttgaaaatttaaaaaaaatttttttttttttttttttttttagaatttttttttatgtcgacacactgtcgacgtcggtatacgaattatatcgacatgtcgacaataaaaaacggtgccgaccacatcactacaTGTAATATGTATTATACATGTGAGCTTTCATTCAGATTTAAACCTCTTTAACAACTTTTTTGGAGTCAGTTACAAAACAATCTGGAGTAATGCAAACTTTAACTAAGTCATCACCAACCTCCGGAGGGTTGTGCTAGCCCTACCACAGGACCTTTTTTTTTACACAATATATACTCCGAGACACCATGCTACATCCTGAGAACTGCTAAACGCCCaatgacagctcacaacccactaaccgctgtgtGTCTTGGGGACAGCAGTTAGTGGGTTAAGCAGCTCTCGGGGGGTAGAATGTATCTCAGAGTATAGCgtgtaagaagaaaaaaaaaggccctgtggtagggctaggtTATGCCCCCTGCAGTAaacacttatgattatttatattgattattATATTCATCAGGTAATTTTCCTCTCAAAAATGTGACTTACAGCTTTGTCAAATAATTGTTTGAGACCATACTTCTTCAAGGCACTTGTTTCCATGTATCCCATGTGATACTGCTTTGCCGCTTGGTATCCCTTGTCGTATGGTATACATTGAAGGCATTTAGGACTGGTCCGAAGATCTGGAAGCAAGGAACACATTCAATATAGAATTGAGGCGTGTAGAGTAAAATTAACTTAAACCGAATTAAACTTCTACGCTACTTTAATTTGGTACACTCATCGGATCGTTTTCACCAGGTCAATTAGCATCTTTAGCAGATGTTACTGTTCTggagatttgttgttgctagtgatgttgttgagacacctccgatgacatcacagcaggcccgtaaccaggatttatttgggggctgattttgaaaaagtggacttttttttccaaatttggacctttttcgaCTAGGgaggggcggattttgaaaaagtggtattttttgtccaaatttaGGCGTAAATAACTCCTATTTTTTCACTCGCTACCcttgcaaatgggactttttgggtaaaaaagggGACTTTAAGGCATTTGGGGATGGGGGATGCCCCCATCCCCCTGTTTACGAGCCTGCATCACAGGTGTAGATGACGTCAAAAAGGATGATGCTGTGGCGCCCCCTTGGTTCctgggggtcaggaggttgtcccagacagggtcaatgtaccctttgtcacggttcagtcaaCAACATCACTTCATTTCTTTTAAAAGTGATGCATTGCTTTTCCAATGTGATCAACTGCATAATAAGCCTGCATTTTTAGGGAGGGGGGTGTTTAGGACTTCTTGAAGTGGACCCTTTTCAGCTTGCATTGTACtttaaaaaccatcaaaattggCCTTGTTGGTCTTATAGTAGAGATTGTGTGAATTATTCGTCCAAATTAGAACTGTATTTGGGCACATTTTAACACTAAAAAGTAGACCTTTGATGGATTTAGGCGAGCACCACCCCACACCCTATATAAACTGACAATGATACTAGTATGTCATCAGACAGCGTCAGAAAACCAAACCCTATTAACATTCTCCTTACCTACTTTAGTAGCAACTAGAATACAAGGCACTCCTGGTGCATGCTGCTGGAGTTCTGGAAGCCATTTTTGAAAGCAACTTGTTAAGGAAACTTTGCTCTCCACAGAGAAGCATAATAAGAATACTGATGTACCTGGATAACACAACGGACGTAGTCTTTCATGCCCTTCCTGTAATGATtggagaaaaaagaaaacaaaaaaaatcatgaccTCATTATTACTCTGCATAATGTAAATACATAGTACTGTGAAGGGGGCATGGGgggaaattcccccagtcagaactcttgcccccctgttgtcccccccagtaaaaatcccaaattatgaaaatttccactttttgcggcaattttgcacaacatttgttgattttgcccctcccTGAAATTCTCTTTACCCCATCCCCCAAAAAACATTCCTGGCACTACCACTGGTTGTACAATGTACATCTTAGTATTGTATATACCTTAACTGCTTACATTAGATCCAGTTTTAAcgaccgtttatcagtgggagctggtggcATAATGGATAGAGCGTCTGTCTAGAAATCGgaaggtcatgggttcgaatcccatgccgacACATTCCCCTGCTTTTTTTCATAAATTAGGCTGTGTGCCAGTTGGGATTTGtcttttatttgttgtcttgtttaattgtaacactttgggttggttggtaaactgttctttctttcttatcaaACTGAGATGAATAATTTAGCCAGCTAAGTTTTATTGGGTGCAACCAAATAAACCAATAACTTCAATGGTCCTTTATTTGGGGTCCTCTCTCTATACCGATGGTCCGCCATTCCGAAGGtttgctattccgaaggttcacttttccgaacgtgtaattttaccattcgctattccgaatgtaattaaagCTCCGCTATTCCAAAAAAACagttctctattacgaaggttctccaATCCGAAAATTgccaaaacacaaacaggttctc
Above is a window of Amphiura filiformis chromosome 20, Afil_fr2py, whole genome shotgun sequence DNA encoding:
- the LOC140142839 gene encoding rho-related protein racA-like, coding for MATSDQPSRIKIVTVGDSNVGKTCLLFRHFLGLIPRKWSPVIFDSYAEELNVDGKRCLIEPWDTACREEGHERLRPLCYPGTSVFLLCFSVESKVSLTSCFQKWLPELQQHAPGVPCILVATKVDLRTSPKCLQCIPYDKGYQAAKQYHMGYMETSALKKYGLKQLFDKAIRIAINHTEQGGVHAFTVGNPTQPVLPEVYIANAPWCEIEMSTYSDQMVTALQDPQAADVVFLVEGVKEVKCHKVILCGASDFFCQVFGIEVALKDDAAEVAPRLTWPDINEGKVPGLSRITDMKDDQGNEVTRIAVSEDISFNAFSNVLQFLYTGLPNLAECVDGMILEALEQVAKIFYLPYLTQVIENIQNDKDLMNPSIGTYLNERMGHRLKCMFLGNETFSDVKFNIKGSSIPVHKVILVSRCDVMPKMFADQFVEASKDEVVIEDDDSKCFMALLEYMYTDCAPVEEGDSLGILILADKYGQERLKYLCELHIIREVDQTVRGCIATSEMDVIGLLHQAQLYNAKQLSSWCLHFITTNYSAFSERSEFNQLDGDNLEYVLKNRWPPASYLEEMKEYEDRFRKREKKCQVM